The following proteins are co-located in the Cryptosporidium parvum Iowa II chromosome 6, whole genome shotgun sequence genome:
- a CDS encoding DNAJ protein-like → MVKDIRLYEIIGVSPNAGAAEIKKEYRLRALALHPDKNQNDEKSKERFQELQKAYEILRNEESRKLYDETGIIEGEEGKKFDDIINYFKQFTKKISEKDIQEYKERYRGSDDEWEDLSNFYLRFNGNCKLLLEYIPFSEPEDINYYVSMIEDAIKDGRLPQKKEFKGSIKELHAQGKKWKAKMKREKSKHSSNMEDLVQAIQSSSKKRMGGFASIISKFSDDSFEEVDESKFQEIQENLLKNKKKKR, encoded by the coding sequence atGGTGAAAGATATTCGTCTTTATGAAATAATTGGCGTATCTCCAAATGCTGGTGCTGcagaaataaagaaagagtATAGGCTTAGGGCACTTGCTTTACATCCAGATAAAAATCAGAATGACGAAAAAAGCAAGGAAAGGTTCCAAGAATTACAAAAAGCATATGAAATATTGAGAAATGAAGAATCTCGCAAGCTATATGATGAGACTGGCATAATTGAGGGTGAGGAAGGGAAAAAGTTTGATgacattattaattattttaaacaGTTTACCAAAAAAATATCTGAGAAAGATATTCAAGAATATAAAGAACGATACCGTGGGTCTGATGATGAATGGGAAGATTTGTCAAATTTCTACCTAAGATTTAATGGAAATTGCAAACTGCTGCTTGAATATATTCCCTTTTCCGAGCCAGAAGATATCAACTATTATGTGAGTATGATTGAAGATGCAATAAAAGATGGCAGACTTCctcaaaaaaaagagtTTAAAGGATCAATTAAGGAGTTGCATGCCCAGGGAAAGAAATGGAAGGCAAAAATGAAGCGAGAGAAGTCTAAGCATTCAAGTAATATGGAAGATCTCGTTCAAGCGATCCAAAGCAGTTCTAAAAAAAGGATGGGAGGCTTTGCAAGTATTATTAGCAAGTTTAGTGACGATAGCTTTGAAGAAGTTGATGAAAGCAAGTTTCAAGAGATACAGGAAAATCtcttgaaaaataaaaagaaaaaacgCTAG
- a CDS encoding diphthine synthase; diphthamide biosynthesis methyltransferase codes for KFTTMVLYLIGTGLNDERDMTLGGIELMKVADKIYLESYTSILSQRADLMKYTDGKPLIEADRKMVEENCDEIIEEAKDKSIVLLVVGDPFCATTHSDLVLRAHEKDVKVEVRHNASIISAIGCTGLQVYRFGETVSIPFFDGSWQPSSFYDKIKANIERGLHTLCLLDIKVKEQTIENMMRNRPIFEPPRFMTVNQAISQLFILEDKLKQNVISPNSLAIGVARIGSSDQKIVSGTLSELSDTDFGNPLHSLVICHPDLHLIEQRFFEIYRKK; via the coding sequence aaatttactACCATGGTTTTGTATCTAATTGGAACAGGGCTAAATGATGAGAGGGACATGACTTTGGGTGGTATAGAACTTATGAAGGTAGCTGATAAGATATATTTAGAATCTTATACTTCTATTTTATCTCAGAGAGCAGATTTGATGAAATATACAGATGGGAAACCTCTTATAGAAGCAGACCGTAAAATGGTAGAGGAAAATTGCgatgaaattattgaagagGCTAAAGACAAATCCATAGTGCTACTAGTAGTAGGGGACCCTTTTTGTGCAACCACTCATTCTGATTTGGTTTTAAGAGCTCATGAAAAAGATGTCAAGGTTGAAGTTAGACATAATGCAAGCATTATATCTGCTATCGGGTGTACTGGATTACAAGTTTACCGTTTTGGAGAAACAGTTTCGATTCCATTTTTCGATGGAAGTTGGCAGCCTTCAAGCTTTTATGATAAAATCAAAGCTAACATTGAGAGAGGACTACATACCCTATGCCTACTTGATATAAAAGTTAAAGAGCAGACCATTGAAAATATGATGAGGAATAGACCAATTTTTGAGCCTCCTAGGTTCATGACAGTTAATCAAGCAATTTCccaattatttattctagAGGACAAACTTAAACAAAATGTTATATCACCTAATTCATTAGCAATAGGGGTTGCTAGAATTGGCTCAAGCGACCAAAAAATTGTGTCAGGTACATTAAGTGAGCTTTCTGACACTGATTTTGGAAATCCATTACATTCATTAGTAATTTGTCATCCTGATTTGCATTTGATTGAACAGCgtttctttgaaatatataggaaaaaatag
- a CDS encoding hypothetical protein (similar to phosphoethanolamine N-methylase like o-methylase), producing the protein MMETDNGRILCRSEEIWEKQPSTNEGMLDGFIHIHEIDIDNSTYFIETLKKRLCMKKDELFEYGVDAGCGIGRVTPNLMKHCKKMDLNEPILKHLTVAKKNNPDCIELIHSKLQDFNPANGRYDFIWIQWALQYLSDDEFVDLLIRIRNSFDNCNETSANRTKRVVCIKDNADSYEDEVDPIDGSIIRTEESFLEIFKRANYKCILKMEQTFLPSSFKPIISFAIVPCE; encoded by the coding sequence ATGATGGAAACAGATAATGGAAGAATCCTCTGTCGTTCTGAGGAGATTTGGGAGAAGCAACCTTCAACTAACGAAGGCATGCTAGATGGATTTATACACATCCACGAAATAGATATCGACAATAGCACATATTTTATCGAAACGTTAAAAAAAAGGCTTTGCATGAAAAAGGATGAACTTTTTGAATACGGAGTAGATGCGGGGTGTGGAATTGGTCGTGTAACACCgaatttaatgaaacaCTGTAAGAAGATGGATTTGAATGAACCGATACTTAAACATTTAACTgttgcaaaaaaaaataaccCAGATTGTATTGAGCTAATTCATTCAAAACTCCAAGATTTTAATCCAGCCAATGGAAGATATGATTTTATTTGGATCCAATGGGCACTACAGTACTTATCTGATGATGAGTTTGTAGATCTCCTTATaagaattagaaattcATTTGATAATTGCAATGAGACTAGTGCAAACAGAACTAAACGAGTTGTATGCATTAAGGACAATGCAGATTCTTATGAAGATGAGGTAGATCCAATTGATGGAAGTATTATTAGGACAGAAGAAAGCTTTCtagaaatttttaaaagagCAAATTATAAATGTATATTAAAGATGGAACAAACATTTCTGCCAAGTTCATTTAAGccaataatttcatttgcGATTGTACCTTGTGAATAG
- a CDS encoding GTpase Grc3p-like Pre-mRNA cleavage complex, which produces MDKDFDYPLDWREFLNRILQESSKCRSKITSVLLIGPKNSGKTTFCLKIAKEFLNNKSYLNNNIYILDCDLGQPLVSPMSCVKLVKWDIEDICIGNSKNINISPEVMFYIGGNSPITHPLRYIKGLKQCFEYIKSIEEDNIILILNMPGWITGVGLEISSIITAFSIDISNNVYIGFTREFEPNTNNSEDNFSSMTSFYSFPVFDLNLVKNIKNEEFSIDNQLKTRIFVNTLSNLYSNIEIREIKKNVNPLIFFNEYMGYYLSKKHIPQYFCKTVHFPFSTVCIIPCPSTTLASEELKLHIPARLTNSIVALCIFNDEKHNFIPDLSEEDQKFNILETRILLPCIGFGIVHHINYQLKNVVITAPCWIPSSTLSKVNALQLTEMMLPQNYSFSTSKPYICNKRFLVKGISSGGKVPSSRKNLKRKIHNI; this is translated from the coding sequence ATGGACAAAGATTTTGATTACCCTTTAGATTGGAgagaatttttaaatcGGATACTTCAGGAAAGTAGTAAATGCCGGAGCAAGATAACTAgtgtattattaattggaCCAAAAAATAGTGGTAAAACGACATTTTGCCTTAAAATTGcaaaagaatttttaaataataaaagttacctgaataataatatttatattttagaCTGCGATTTGGGTCAGCCCTTAGTGTCTCCAATGAGCTGTGTCAAATTAGTAAAATGGGATATAGAGGATATTTGCATTGGAAACTCAaaaaacattaatatttcaccTGAAGTAATGTTTTACATAGGAGGAAATAGCCCTATTACTCATCCTTTAAGGTATATAAAAGGATTAAAGCAATGTTTTGAATACATCAAAAGTATTGAAGAGGATAATATAATACTTATTCTAAACATGCCTGGATGGATTACAGGCGTAGGATTAGAAATCTCTTCGATTATTACTGCGTTTTCCattgatatttcaaataatgtttATATTGGGTTTACAAGAGAATTTGAACctaatactaataattctgaagataatttttcttctatGACGAGCTTCTATTCTTTCCCAGTTTTTGACTTGAATTTagtgaaaaatattaaaaacgAGGAATTTTCAATTGACAACCAACTAAAAACAAgaatatttgtaaatacattaagtaatttatattcaaatatagaGATAAGggaaataaagaaaaatgttAATCCcctcattttttttaatgaatatatggggtattatttatcaaaaaaacACATTCCCCAATATTTCTGTAAAACAGTACATTTCCCATTCAGCACCGTATGCATAATCCCTTGCCCAAGCACAACCTTAGCGAGTGAAGAATTGAAATTACACATACCGGCTAGATTAACCAATTCAATTGTAGCTTTGtgtatttttaatgatgaaaagcATAATTTTATTCCAGATCTTTCTGAGGAAGATCaaaagtttaatattttagaaaCAAGAATTTTATTGCCTTGCATTGGGTTTGGAATAGTACATCACATTAACTATCAACTCAAAAATGTTGTTATAACTGCCCCTTGCTGGATACCTTCAAGTACTTTATCAAAAGTAAATGCTTTACAACTTACAGAAATGATGCTTCCTCAGAATTACTCTTTTAGTACTTCAAAGCCttatatttgtaataagCGATTTCTTGTAAAGGGAATTTCTTCAGGTGGGAAAGTTCCAAGTAGCCgtaaaaatttaaaaagaaagattCATAACATTTAG
- a CDS encoding SCT1/Gpt2p-like glycerol-3-phosphate acyltransferase signal peptide plus 3 transmembrane domain, translated as SLPNMYFLVKLLAQIITRTFFKNVTVLGKERIPLYGPVLFVGNHMNQFVDAAMLIAIFPRQIRFLIAEASFKRPIIGRLAQSAGCIPVQRPQDLRYRGIGGLIWSSSSDVRIRGIKTRFKIDVKFQDTLIIDDLGVSRKVLEVVSDDEIIIDKGIGTEYSATYTDGFPFFIMPKIDQSTVYEEVSDAMRNGHSIGIFPEGGSHDRTTLLPLKPGVAVMALSSVLEGAEDLLIVPVGLNYYEPHKTLSSAVVEIGQPIPVTLELAQKYEESPSDAVKELLSMVEKGMNSVLLSARDYTTLTCIRLCVQLYPPDRTALSQDNYYLLHQLFSQFFWALHDDPELEHLRKDLCEYEDTINHYGVPDREVWQLKQPVYECIKLIITKFLLLILVSIVGGSFFPLWAPIRYIPAFMAERHRKKALANSKVKIRGTDVLASYRILVIIALLPMLTVFYGIFFSLAFMHGQNLNSKIATVIGVFIILPPIFYISRVSFEMIMPLTRNIRTLFYVVVSNINYLRGTERTLLHMRIKLQQKIRDLVYTKGPQVSPNFIQSFTTVVPDAVIQADNKRINYSLGEYVPVVTRAKYDAREEIL; from the coding sequence TCCCTTCCGAACATGTATTTTTTAGTAAAGTTGTTGGCACAAATTATTACGAGaacattttttaaaaatgttACAGTTTTGGGTAAAGAGAGGATACCTTTATATGGCCCAGTTTTGTTTGTTGGGAATCATATGAACCAATTTGTGGATGCGGCAATGCTTATTGCGATTTTTCCACGTCAAATACGGTTCTTAATAGCAGAAGCATCGTTTAAAAGGCCAATAATTGGTAGATTAGCTCAATCTGCAGGTTGCATTCCTGTTCAAAGGCCACAAGACTTAAGATATAGAGGAATAGGTGGTCTAATTTGGAGTAGCTCAAGCGATGTAAGAATTAGAGGTATTAAGACAAGATTTAAAATAGACGTAAAATTCCAGGATACGTTAATAATAGACGATCTGGGGGTGTCTAGAAAAGTTTTAGAAGTTGTTTCAGATGATGAAATCATCATCGATAAGGGAATAGGTACAGAGTATTCTGCGACATATACAGATGGCTTTCCTTTCTTTATAATGCCAAAAATTGACCAGAGCACGGTATATGAAGAGGTTAGTGATGCAATGAGAAATGGACATTCAATTGGTATTTTCCCAGAAGGGGGATCCCATGATAGAACAACTCTTCTTCCACTTAAACCAGGCGTTGCAGTCATGGCTCTTTCTTCGGTATTAGAGGGGGCTGAGGATCTGCTAATTGTCCCTGTAGGATTGAATTACTATGAACCACATAAAACACTCTCAAGCGCAGTTGTAGAAATTGGCCAACCTATTCCTGTTACATTGGAACTAGCTCAAAAATATGAGGAATCTCCGTCAGACGCAgtaaaagaattattatctaTGGTTGAAAAAGGAATGAACTCTGTATTACTTTCTGCAAGGGACTATACAACTTTAACATGCATTCGGCTTTGTGTACAATTATATCCACCAGACAGAACAGCTCTTTCTCAAGATAATTACTATTTACTCCACCAATTATTTTCACAGTTTTTTTGGGCACTCCATGATGATCCAGAACTTGAACATTTAAGAAAAGATTTATGCGAATACGAGGATACTATTAATCACTATGGAGTTCCAGATAGAGAAGTTTGGCAGCTTAAACAACCAGTTTACGAatgtattaaattaatcatcaccaaatttcttcttttaattttggTAAGTATAGTTGGAGGATCTTTCTTTCCTTTGTGGGCACCAATTAGGTATATTCCTGCATTTATGGCAGAAAGACACAGAAAGAAAGCGTTGGCAAATTCAAAGGTTAAGATCAGGGGGACAGACGTTTTAGCATCTTATAGAATTCTTGTAATTATTGCGTTGCTACCAATGCTCACAGTTTTTTATGGtatattcttttcattaGCATTTATGCATGGACAGAACTTGAATTCTAAAATTGCAACAGTTATTGGTGTCTTTATAATATTGCCtccaatattttatatttcgagagtttcttttgaaatgaTAATGCCATTAACGAGAAATATTCGCACTTTGTTCTATGTTGTagtttctaatattaactATTTGAGAGGTACCGAAAGAACACTGTTACATATGAGAATTAAATTACAGCAAAAAATAAGAGATCTAGTATACACAAAAGGACCCCAAGTCTCTCctaattttattcaaagtTTTACTACTGTTGTTCCAGATGCTGTAATTCAGGctgataataaaagaataaacTATTCTCTTGGAGAGTATGTTCCTGTTGTAACACGCGCAAAGTATGATGCAAGAGAAGAGATCTTATAA
- a CDS encoding ring finger, membrane associated, possible signal peptide, with protein MLIAFSVCLLATIIFCNFALIFCRRIPCEFEGNRDVRHRNSFSIRISDRNSIVSQTISNEELSKIAPVKKYSSLSNKHYRREYNIYNKSSSFSGYLSSGSTHKSKNNYSCVICLNNICDEDLVRKLPCKHIYHFNCIDEWVKIKSNCPLCNINLTSIYNQNIRDRELMHSPNRIQNYEEVEFSEIYNSSNLLNDKLLASKFDVLIKN; from the coding sequence ATGTTAATCGCATTCTCCGTATGCCTTTTAGCAACGATCATTTTCTGTAATTTTGCACTGATTTTTTGTAGAAGAATACCGTGCGAATTTGAAGGGAATCGAGATGTTCGTCATAGAAATAGCTTTTCAATTCGTATCTCCGATAGAAATTCAATAGTTTCGCAAACAATCAGCAATGAAGAACTCTCAAAAATTGCCCCGGTAAAAAAGTATAGTTCGCTTTCAAATAAACATTATAGAAGAGAGtacaatatttataataagaGCAGCTCGTTCTCTGGATATTTATCCTCTGGTTCAACGCATAAGTCAAAAAACAACTATTCCTGTGTAATatgtttaaataatatttgtgaTGAAGACCTAGTGAGAAAACTTCCTTGTAAACACATTTACCATTTTAATTGCATTGATGAGTGGGTAAAAATAAAGTCAAATTGCCCTCTATGTAATATCAATCTTACTTCAAtttataatcaaaatattcgGGATAGAGAATTGATGCATTCGCCTAACAGAATTCAAAACTATGAAGAAGTCGAATTTTCTGAGATATATAATTCAAGCAACTTGCTGAACGATAAGCTTTTAGCTTCAAAATTCGatgttttaattaaaaattaa
- a CDS encoding hypothetical protein (cryptosporidium CpTSP5, extracellular protein with signal peptide and two repeats of an apple and a TSP1 domain): protein MVIFPIRYIRNTLVLFIIFFIHNINCKAQEKPEMANCPNYGSVSHGFLCLGLNKLKSFKTESWISCANECTKHSASFKYRKCKYWSWRATDFSCSLKSKSSRCSARDDSYVSGTIPTSMAGYCSTTCVVGEWSGWSRCTRSRPCGGYSERMRNVIFSPMFPGEICPNKSELRSCKLDKLRCPANCPDYGIVALGWGCSAYEIPGGGSKLIQNIDIKKCRDECINNKSCVYWSYGIWDQTIGERSTFPKIEMVSIEDGTPVCINVYNHIGCMFKLEGWVSGNSETIISEKACSIDCATSMWSNWSNCIFNPNDGQSYKKRYRSIITKNNDSGLECPDLQETSLCETTSNNERFNS, encoded by the coding sequence ATGGTTATATTTCCAATTAGGTACATAAGGAATACATTggtattatttattatttttttcattcatAATATAAACTGCAAAGCGCAAGAAAAACCCGAAATGGCAAATTGTCCAAATTATGGATCAGTTTCACATGGGTTCCTGTGTCTTGGtctaaataaattgaaatcATTTAAGACTGAATCATGGATAAGCTGTGCAAATGAATGTACAAAACATTCTGcttcatttaaatatagGAAGTGCAAGTATTGGTCATGGAGGGCAACGGATTTTTCGTGTAGCTTAAAGTCTAAGTCATCTCGCTGTTCGGCAAGAGACGATTCATATGTATCAGGAACAATACCTACATCAATGGCCGGATACTGCTCTACAACATGTGTGGTGGGGGAATGGTCAGGATGGTCAAGATGCACTCGTTCGAGGCCATGCGGAGGTTATTCTGAGCGTATGCGAAATGTTATTTTTTCACCGATGTTCCCGGGTGAAATTTGTCCGAATAAGAGTGAATTGAGGTCCTGTAAGCTTGATAAACTACGTTGCCCAGCGAATTGTCCAGATTATGGGATCGTTGCTTTGGGATGGGGCTGTAGTGCCTATGAAATTCCGGGAGGTGGTTccaaattaattcaaaatatagatattaaaaaatgcAGGGATGAgtgtattaataataagagCTGTGTGTATTGGTCTTATGGTATATGGGATCAAACAATTGGTGAAAGAAGCACTTTTCCCAAAATAGAAATGGTTTCAATTGAAGATGGGACTCCTGTTTGCATTAATGTTTATAACCATATAGGGTGTATGTTTAAACTTGAAGGTTGGGTTTCTGGGAATTCTGAGACCATCATCTCTGAAAAAGCTTGCTCGATAGATTGCGCCACATCCATGTGGTCTAATTGGTCAAACTGTATTTTTAATCCAAATGATGGACAAAGTTACAAGAAAAGATATAGGTCTATAATTACCAAAAATAATGACAGTGGATTAGAGTGTCCAGACCTCCAGGAAACATCATTGTGCGAAACCACGTCAAACAATGAGCGTTTTAATTCGtaa
- a CDS encoding 3CCCH domain containing protein (possibly plasmodium conservation (this domain is expanded in plasmodium)) codes for KRHLKKIMAQFYKTKKCPWFAVGRCRMDKECNWAHSIDELRPSVDLTRTKLCEIQLKEGICRNPQCRYAHSRKELRATSDLFKTSLCVYWIKGSCVVGDSCRYAHGIEELRSKPQKGEFIPLDVETLPVPIQKITNQRQDLSMNFDGKNIFNDSRLYHPYNAVSTTSSLGSINKFGSDSIDKSFEGMPSLVSSLFNTESSKVGQHLSERNLCSEETFHLSNQFTPLSLLDIPLVWRDKSFGHKNNHINNLHESLCNIGSEYQHFNQFDNQTRINNMIFHRSQINNKRHHNNEFDGRIESVQMIKRSYPESIEEMYSYTPSTASSIRDKMNLHNLEVS; via the coding sequence aaaagacatttaaaaaaaataatggctcaattttataaaacaaaaaagtGCCCTTGGTTTGCAGTTGGACGATGCAGAATGGATAAGGAATGTAATTGGGCACATTCTATTGATGAATTGAGACCAAGCGTGGATTTAACACGAACTAAACTTTGTGAAATACAATTAAAAGAAGGCATATGTAGAAACCCACAATGTAGATATGCACATTCGAGGAAAGAACTTCGAGCAACGTCAGATCTTTTCAAGACCTCACTTTGCGTTTATTGGATTAAAGGGAGCTGCGTAGTTGGTGATTCGTGCAGATATGCACATGGGATAGAAGAACTCAGGTCTAAACCACAAAAGGGAGAATTCATTCCATTAGATGTTGAAACGCTTCCAGTACCAATTCAGAAGATAACAAACCAAAGACAAGATTTATCAATGAATTTTGatggaaaaaatatatttaatgataGCAGATTATACCATCCATATAACGCAGTTTCAACAACATCAAGCTTAGGCTCCATAAACAAATTTGGTTCAGATAGTATTGATAAGTCATTTGAAGGAATGCCTTCTCTGGTTTCAAGTTTATTCAACACTGAAAGTAGCAAAGTTGGTCAGCATTTAAGCGAAAGAAATTTATGTTCGGAAGAGACTTTCCATCTATCAAATCAATTTACCCCGTTAAGTCTTCTTGATATCCCACTTGTATGGAGAGACAAGTCTTTTGGacataaaaataatcatatTAACAATTTACATGAATCATTATGTAATATTGGATCAGAATATCAACACTTTAACCAGTTTGATAACCAAACTCgtataaataatatgatTTTTCATCGCAgtcaaattaataataaaagacaCCATAATAATGAGTTTGATGGAAGAATTGAATCCGTACAGATGATTAAAAGATCATATCCTGAAAGTATTGAAGAAATGTACTCTTATACACCTTCAACTGCATCTAGTATCAGAGATAAAATGAATCTTCACAACTTGGAAGTATCGTAA
- a CDS encoding Hus1-like; mitotic and DNA damage checkpoint protein, giving the protein MRFKATLLQRKSSILLECIQGFVKMMKGLPNKQNSRFYIKFEKNSLILLLTSYCNWDEQIADVSCRLKYEDVFFSEPVLESKNENIIGISLNPEALILPLRSSILAKETTLRLSKRDSQNVLSFSMIIETKKMSTFQLTHDCKVDVLKSKITNELIPLGEDGKRFGSEIPNTHFSLPPPKSLLRLFEKMKLVDSKYVEIEIVQDYNNEAQNNHDEGSKSQTCHFICTSDKSLNSTVSIKTFFNNCIVFHTENYDESRMIISQEQNRRTDEKELFRVFATFDINHLMSVLQFSTTISDSYCVATITQNKFLSMLIFFPNIESQISIFLASVNTKTTE; this is encoded by the coding sequence ATGAGATTCAAGGCTACTCTATTGCAAAGAAAGTCTAGTATACTCTTGGAGTGTATACAAGGATTTGTAAAGATGATGAAGGGATTACCGAATAAACAAAACAGCAGATTCTATATCAAGTTCGAAAAAAATTCACTAATTTTGCTGCTAACAAGCTACTGCAATTGGGATGAACAAATTGCGGATGTGTCTTGTAGATTAAAATATGAAGATGTTTTCTTCTCAGAACCAGTATTAGAGAGTAAAAATgagaatattattggaattagTTTGAACCCCGAGGCTTTGATTCTTCCCTTGAgatcttcaatattagcAAAAGAAACCACATTGAGACTGAGCAAAAGAGACTCACAAAATGTGTTATCTTTCTCAATGATAattgaaacaaaaaaaatgagtaCATTTCAACTAACGCATGATTGCAAAGTTGATGTTTTGAAATCGAAAATAacaaatgaattaattccTTTAGGTGAGGATGGGAAAAGATTTGGTAGTGAAATTCCCAATACTCACTTTTCTTTACCTCCGCCAAAATCCCTATTGAGactatttgaaaaaatgaagCTAGTTGATTCTAAATATGTGGAAATTGAAATAGTTCAAGATTACAATAATGAAGCACAAAACAATCATGATGAAGGATCTAAATCCCAAACCTGTCATTTTATTTGTACTTCTGATAAATCATTAAACTCTACAGTTTCAATAAAgacattttttaataattgcaTTGTTTTCCACACTGAAAATTATGATGAGTCCAGGATGATTATTTCTCAAGAACAAAATCGCCGAACtgatgaaaaagaattatttagaGTTTTTGCAacttttgatattaatcACTTAATGTCTGTACTACAGTTTTCTACTACTATTTCAGACTCTTACTGTGTTGCTACAATAACGCAGAACAAATTTCTATCAATGTTGATATTTTTTCCTAATATTGAATCACAAATATCTATATTCTTGGCATCAGTAAACACTAAAACTACTGAATAA
- a CDS encoding histone deacetylase (transcripts identified by EST) yields the protein RYLLYKLSMGAKKKIAYFYDEEVGNFHYGLGHPMKPHRVRMTHDLVSQYGLLEKVDVMVPTPGTVESLTRFHSNDYVDFLRSVNTDNMHDYSDHLARFNVGEDCPVFDGLWEFCQLSAGGSLGGAQSVNELGYQYAINWAGGLHHGKKHEASGFCYVNDCVLGALEFLKYQHRVCYVDIDIHHGDGVEEAFYTSPRCMCVSFHKYGDYFPGTGALNDVGVEEGLGYSVNVPLKDGVDDATFIDLFTKVMTLVMENYRPGAIVLQCGADSLSGDRLGCFNLSLKGHGHAVSFLKKFNVPLLILGGGGYTLRNVPKCWTYETSLIVDTYIDEQLPNSSNFYGYYGPDFSLAVRTSNMENLNSRQDCEEIYRKISENFRDYVFPIGSQISAYDIPEKLPLLYNPNKTPDDYKDGNNIKHEQHQDFDDEMKEWPTVDYNNRAIG from the coding sequence agatatctattatataaattatcaatGGGAGCCAAGAAGAAAATAGCATATTTCTATGACGAGGAAGTTGGAAATTTCCACTATGGCTTGGGCCATCCAATGAAGCCGCATAGAGTTAGAATGACCCATGACCTTGTTTCTCAATACGGGTTATTAGAAAAAGTTGATGTTATGGTACCGACCCCTGGGACAGTCGAGTCTTTGACAAGGTTTCATTCGAATGACTATGTAGACTTTTTACGTAGCGTTAATACTGATAATATGCATGACTATTCTGATCACTTAGCTAGATTCAACGTAGGTGAAGACTGCCCTGTATTTGATGGCCTGTGGGAATTTTGTCAGTTGTCTGCCGGGGGATCACTTGGAGGGGCTCAATCTGTTAATGAGTTGGGATATCAGTATGCAATAAACTGGGCAGGAGGGCTCCACCATGGAAAAAAACACGAAGCTAGTGGTTTTTGTTATGTTAATGATTGCGTATTGGGCGCTTTAGagtttttgaaatatcaacATAGAGTTTGTTATGTTGATATTGATATCCATCATGGAGATGGCGTTGAAGAAGCTTTTTATACTTCTCCCAGATGTATGTGCGTTTCATTTCACAAATATGGTGACTACTTTCCAGGAACTGGAGCACTAAATGATGTAGGAGTGGAGGAAGGTCTTGGATATTCCGTAAATGTTCCTTTGAAAGACGGGGTTGATGACGCAACTTTTATTGACTTGTTTACTAAAGTTATGACGCTGGTAATGGAAAATTATAGACCGGGGGCAATTGTTTTACAGTGCGGAGCTGACTCACTATCAGGAGATAGACTAGGTTGTTTTAACCTATCACTTAAGGGACATGGGCATGCcgtttcttttttaaagaaattcaacGTTCCATTGCTTATTTTAGGAGGTGGTGGTTACACACTCAGAAATGTTCCAAAATGCTGGACGTATGAAACAAGTTTAATAGTTGACACATATATTGATGAACAGCTTCCTAATTCGTCAAATTTCTATGGGTACTATGGACCTGATTTTTCCTTAGCAGTTAGAACTTCAAATATGGAAAATCTAAACTCAAGACAAGATTGTGAAGAAATTTATAGGAAAATAAGTGAAAACTTCAGGGATTATGTGTTTCCAATCGGATCTCAAATATCAGCATACGACATACCCGAGAAGCTCCCTCTCTTATATAATCCAAACAAGACTCCAGATGACTATAAAGATGGCAACAACATTAAACACGAACAGCATCAGGATTTCGATGATGAGATGAAAGAATGGCCTACGGTTGATTACAACAACAGGGCTATTGGATAG